A stretch of Haemophilus influenzae DNA encodes these proteins:
- the purN gene encoding phosphoribosylglycinamide formyltransferase, giving the protein MKKIAVLISGQGTNLQTIIDACHLGDIPAKIACVVSNKADAYGLVRAKQAQIPQAVFLRKNFSNNLEMDDAIGDYLQSLAVDLIVLAGYMKILTPKFTQRFAGKILNIHPSLLPKYAGLNTYQRAIEAGDNEHGTTVHFVNEEVDGGAIVLQAKVPIFPEDSIEEVEAKTREQEYQIYPLVIKWFTEGRLRLKDNLAYLDGKALPKSGYANE; this is encoded by the coding sequence ATGAAAAAAATTGCCGTCCTTATTTCTGGTCAAGGAACAAATTTACAAACTATTATTGATGCCTGCCATTTAGGCGATATTCCCGCCAAAATTGCTTGTGTGGTAAGTAACAAAGCTGATGCTTACGGCTTAGTTCGAGCCAAACAAGCACAGATTCCGCAAGCGGTCTTTCTTCGCAAAAATTTTTCCAATAACCTCGAAATGGACGACGCCATTGGCGATTATTTGCAAAGCCTAGCCGTAGATTTGATCGTCCTTGCTGGTTATATGAAAATTCTTACCCCAAAATTTACCCAACGTTTTGCAGGGAAAATTTTAAATATCCATCCTTCTCTTCTTCCTAAATACGCAGGCTTAAACACCTACCAACGTGCGATTGAAGCAGGCGACAATGAACACGGTACAACCGTTCATTTTGTCAATGAAGAAGTAGATGGTGGTGCGATTGTCTTACAGGCGAAAGTGCCAATCTTCCCTGAAGATAGCATCGAAGAAGTGGAGGCTAAAACCCGTGAGCAAGAATATCAAATTTATCCGCTTGTGATTAAATGGTTTACCGAAGGGCGATTAAGACTTAAAGATAATTTGGCATATCTAGATGGGAAAGCTCTGCCAAAATCTGGATATGCAA
- the purM gene encoding phosphoribosylformylglycinamidine cyclo-ligase produces MSNTQLSYKDAGVDIHTGNELVERIKGDVKRTRRSEVMGGLGGFGALCALPTKYKEPILVSGTDGVGTKLRLAIDLKKHDTIGQDLVAMCVNDLIVQGAEPLFFLDYYATGKLDVDVAASVIKGIADGCEMSGCALVGGETTEMPGMYHEGDYDLAGFCVGVVEKSEIIDGTAVKTGDTLIALGSSGAHSNGYSLIRKVLEVSGANPADLLEGKPLSEHFLAPTKIYVKSILQLIKQTEVHAIAHLTGGGFWENIPRVLPANTKAVIDESSWQWPAIFNWLQEKGNISRYEMYRTFNCGVGMVISLPEKEVETALALLEQAGEKAWVIGKIEHLGEGEAQVEIQ; encoded by the coding sequence GTGAGCAACACACAACTGAGCTATAAAGATGCTGGCGTCGATATTCACACTGGAAATGAATTAGTCGAACGTATCAAAGGCGATGTAAAACGCACTCGCCGCTCTGAAGTTATGGGCGGATTGGGTGGTTTCGGCGCATTATGTGCTTTACCCACCAAATATAAAGAGCCAATTTTAGTTTCTGGCACAGATGGCGTTGGCACAAAATTACGTCTTGCGATTGACTTGAAAAAACACGATACCATTGGTCAGGATTTAGTGGCAATGTGTGTGAATGACTTAATCGTACAAGGTGCAGAACCGCTTTTCTTCTTAGATTACTATGCTACAGGGAAATTAGACGTTGATGTGGCAGCAAGTGTGATCAAAGGTATTGCAGATGGTTGTGAAATGTCTGGCTGTGCGTTAGTGGGTGGCGAAACCACCGAAATGCCAGGAATGTATCACGAAGGCGACTATGATTTGGCGGGTTTCTGCGTAGGCGTGGTAGAAAAATCAGAGATTATTGACGGCACAGCAGTGAAAACAGGCGACACGCTTATCGCACTCGGCTCAAGCGGTGCACACTCAAACGGTTATTCGTTAATTCGCAAAGTGCTTGAAGTAAGTGGTGCAAATCCAGCGGATTTATTAGAAGGTAAACCACTTAGCGAACACTTTTTAGCACCAACCAAAATCTATGTAAAATCGATTTTACAGTTGATCAAGCAGACCGAAGTTCACGCCATTGCTCACTTAACAGGTGGTGGTTTCTGGGAAAATATCCCGCGTGTATTACCTGCAAACACAAAAGCAGTGATTGATGAATCAAGCTGGCAATGGCCTGCGATCTTCAACTGGTTACAAGAAAAAGGCAACATCAGTCGTTATGAAATGTATCGCACCTTTAACTGTGGCGTAGGTATGGTAATTTCATTACCAGAAAAAGAGGTTGAAACCGCTCTTGCATTGCTTGAACAAGCGGGCGAAAAAGCGTGGGTTATCGGCAAAATTGAACATCTTGGCGAAGGCGAAGCACAGGTTGAGATTCAATAA
- a CDS encoding SDR family oxidoreductase, which yields MRTTTALVTGATAGFGLAICKKLIEAGYKVIGTGRRADRLAEIHSQLGNNFLPLAFDIRDEQVTINALNTLPEGWQAVDLLVNNAGLALGLEPAHKADLQDWYQMIDTNIKGLVTITRLVLPNMVARNHGQIINLSSIAGTYPYAGSNVYGGTKAFVTQFSLNLRADLAGTKIRVSNVEPGLCGGTEFSNVRFHGDDERAAKVYENVQSVQPEDIANIVLWLHQQPEHVNINRIEVMPTAQSFAGMSVSKEK from the coding sequence ATGAGAACCACAACTGCATTAGTAACAGGTGCAACCGCAGGCTTTGGCTTAGCGATCTGTAAAAAATTGATCGAAGCAGGCTATAAAGTGATTGGCACGGGTAGACGTGCAGATCGATTGGCAGAAATCCATTCACAATTGGGCAATAATTTTCTACCGCTTGCCTTTGATATTCGTGATGAACAAGTCACAATTAACGCTCTAAATACCCTTCCTGAAGGTTGGCAAGCGGTCGATTTATTAGTGAATAATGCAGGTTTAGCCTTGGGATTAGAGCCAGCACATAAAGCGGATTTACAAGATTGGTATCAGATGATCGATACCAACATCAAAGGATTGGTTACTATCACTCGCCTTGTGTTGCCAAATATGGTCGCTCGTAATCACGGGCAGATTATCAATTTGAGTTCAATTGCAGGTACTTATCCTTATGCGGGCAGTAATGTATATGGTGGAACTAAAGCTTTTGTCACACAATTTAGCTTAAATTTACGAGCCGATCTGGCAGGCACAAAAATTCGAGTAAGCAATGTTGAACCGGGTTTATGTGGCGGTACGGAGTTCTCTAATGTGCGTTTTCACGGCGATGATGAAAGAGCCGCAAAAGTCTATGAAAACGTGCAATCGGTTCAGCCTGAAGATATTGCGAACATTGTATTATGGCTTCATCAACAACCTGAACACGTAAACATTAATCGTATTGAAGTAATGCCAACCGCTCAATCTTTTGCAGGAATGAGCGTTTCAAAAGAAAAATAA